The Salvia miltiorrhiza cultivar Shanhuang (shh) chromosome 1, IMPLAD_Smil_shh, whole genome shotgun sequence genome has a window encoding:
- the LOC131012745 gene encoding uncharacterized protein LOC131012745, with amino-acid sequence MEDHMAGLNLANEDDELLLDDAITGDSSIAVELCLVGKFLTDQPINFNLMRSRLASIWRPGKGVFMKDIGQGRFIFQFFHEIDLQRVADGGPWAFGNFPLMLHRLKRGEFPLSVPLETLPFWIQVHDLPAGYLTEGVGRLLGNFIGNFLEYDSTNASGVWRQYMRIRVGIRVSEPLKRFKRIKQKDGSSFVVNFRYERLNIFCFLCGRLGHSEKFCELVFNPNSKNVEREWGAWLKAADRRDANLAGDKWLRTDDTMANPSGAAADARVSKEPSVTDPIISTQENRGLIVAHNVSHDLRKSIPHAQQRLALTEISHNYGNTSMQIDGANPTCIEERKRRRGAASASVVTNFSSDVFPAGFVEDGSDDQSSLSAGSGVGAGRAQ; translated from the coding sequence ATGGAGGATCATATGGCTGGATTAAATCTTGCTAATGAGGATGATGAACTTTTACTCGACGATGCAATCACGGGAGATTCCTCCATTGCAGTTGAGTTATGTTTGGTGGGCAAATTTCTTACGGATCAACCTATTAACTTCAATCTGATGCGAAGTCGTCTTGCGAGTATTTGGAGGCCAGGGAAAGGAGTATTCATGAAGGACATTGGCCAAGGGCGTTTTATCTTCCAGTTCTTCCACGAGATCGATCTGCAACGGGTAGCCGATGGTGGACCTTGGGCCTTCGGAAATTTTCCTCTCATGCTTCACAGGTTAAAGAGGGGAGAATTTCCTCTCAGTGTTCCGTTAGAGACTCTTCCCTTCTGGATTCAAGTACACGACCTACCCGCTGGCTACCTCACAGAGGGTGTGGGTCGTTTGCTCGGAAACTTTATAGGCAATTTTCTGGAGTACGATAGTACTAATGCCTCGGGTGTTTGGAGGCAATATATGCGCATCCGCGTGGGGATCCGCGTCTCAGAACCCCTGAAGAGGTTTAAGAGAATCAAACAAAAGGATGGCTCTTCTTTTGTGGTCAATTTCAGATACGAAAGACTCaatatcttttgttttctctgTGGGCGTCTTGGTCATTCGGAAAAATTTTGTGAACTTGTGTTCAATCCGAACTCGAAAAATGTCGAACGTGAATGGGGTGCTTGGTTAAAGGCGGCAGATCGGAGAGACGCGAATTTGGCCGGGGATAAGTGGCTTAGGACTGATGATACTATGGCAAACCCTAGCGGGGCGGCGGCGGACGCTAGGGTTTCGAAGGAGCCGTCAGTTACAGATCCCATAATTAGCACGCAAGAAAATCGGGGTTTGATTGTAGCTCATAATGTTTCGCACGATCTGCGGAAGAGCATTCCACATGCCCAGCAACGGCTGGCATTGACCGAAATCAGTCACAATTATGGAAACACCTCCATGCAGATTGATGGCGCCAATCCTACGTGTATTGAGGAAAGGAAGCGAAGACGCGGTGCAGCTTCCGCGAGTGTGGTCACAAACTTCTCATCTGATGTTTTTCCTGCAGGCTTTGTCGAGGATGGCTCAGATGATCAATCTTCTCTATCGGCGGGCTCCGGGGTCGGAGCCGGCCGAGCCCAATGA
- the LOC131005867 gene encoding putative late blight resistance protein homolog R1A-10 isoform X1, which translates to MAYAAVVSLVQTLECVMKGHEILYNKEQIECFLVKVTYLQAFLEDFSTKSRKEVKDLEAQIGNLACAANDVVDSYASSELISVCECCTDTNYSIFCQDLDNLLGEFDTAISKVLELRDMDLKTLESKNSLSAGFLNSVENVMVGFDDELMQIKDRLTGAPSYKLDVISIVGMGGSGKTTLARNIYDDEFIVYHFYIRAWVTVSQEYDVREILLALLKSTEKKLTSNFYEDSIDRLEEYLYKSLKGSRYLIVLDDMWERDIWDYIKQLCPDDGNGSRIVVTSRISDMALYASSNNPPYFMRFLNKDESWNLLKRRVFKDEDCPSELERVGYEIAQSCQGLPLAIALVGGLLTKVQRSLGPWRSVVENIKSVMATEVDPCLELLSLSYNHLPHHLKMCFLYMGVFREDYQIPVSRLIWLWEAGGFLKPRVDGTSLVEVGEKCLKDLVDRSIVLVGKRTSSGKIKTCFLHDLVRDLCLREARKEKFLRSLTNNDDLISSEGAFGHRHLTIDSNILRDNASFRRDSMISVCKYSDGRLKEIYDALRSSSLIHSLMFTGTYHKPMNIYLGFRLLRVLDALHLAFLWFPIDVLGLVNLRYFALTFNGELPAPISNLRYLSILIVNQNLLGPPSYLPAGFWEMPQLRHIKFKEVYLPDYPDLLLYGRKTSFLDSLETLSGVRDFRITEDVFRSIPNVRKLGIVYDRSSNTEEWSFYCLHNLVYLHQLEKFACTFHSAKKHLSLKKPGLPGLDFPSNLKKLALRGWEISAEYMAAIASLHNLEILKLQSCSLEESEWNILEGEYGRLKVLLLEKVNLVRWGDETDCFPNLEHLIIKYCDKLEEIPSTFGDIPTLRLIKLAGCSSSCNDSANQILQDQQSLGNDDLTVSITILRPSGQ; encoded by the coding sequence ATGGCATATGCTGCTGTTGTATCTCTGGTACAAACGCTGGAATGCGTTATGAAAGGCCATGAAATTCTGTATAACAAAGAACAAATTGAATGCTTCCTTGTTAAAGTGACTTACTTGCAAGCTTTTCTGGAAGATTTTTCCACAAAAAGCAGAAAAGAAGTTAAAGATCTCGAGGCACAAATTGGAAATCTAGCTTGTGCAGCTAACGATGTCGTTGATTCTTATGCATCGAGTGAGCTTATTTCGGTGTGTGAATGTTGTACGGATACAAATTACAGTATCTTCTGTCAGGATTTGGATAATTTGTTAGGAGAATTTGACACAGCAATATCCAAAGTGCTGGAGTTGAGGGATATGGATTTGAAGACTTTGGAATCCAAGAATTCCTTGTCAGCTGGTTTTTTGAATAGTGTTGAGAATGTTATGGTAGGATTTGATGATGAACTGATGCAGATAAAGGATAGGCTGACTGGAGCACCATCATATAAGCTCGATGTTATCTCCATAGTTGGTATGGGAGGAAGTGGTAAAACTACTCTTGCTAGAAATATCTATGATGATGAGTTTATTGTGTATCACTTCTATATTCGTGCTTGGGTGACTGTTTCACAAGAATACGATGTCCGTGAAATCCTACTAGCGCTCCTCAAGTCTACGGAAAAGAAGCTTACTTCCAATTTTTATGAAGATAGTATTGACAGACTAGAGGAATACCTATACAAAAGTCTAAAGGGAAGTAGGTATCTAATTGTATTGGATGATATGTGGGAGCGCGATATCTGGGATTATATTAAACAACTGTGTCCAGATGATGGCAACGGGAGCAGAATTGTGGTGACTTCTAGGATATCGGACATGGCTTTGTATGCCAGTTCTAACAACCCTCCTTACTTTATGCGTTTTCTTAACAAAGATGAGAGTTGGAATCTTCTCAAGAGAAGAGTGTTTAAGGATGAAGATTGTCCGAGTGAATTGGAAAGAGTTGGGTATGAGATTGCACAAAGTTGTCAAGGACTTCCTCTGGCAATTGCTCTGGTTGGTGGACTCCTAACCAAGGTCCAGCGTTCGCTAGGTCCATGGAGAAGTGTTGTGGAAAACATAAAGTCCGTCATGGCTACAGAGGTTGACCCGTGCTTAGAGTTGCTGTCATTGAGTTATAACCACTTGCCTCATCACTTGAAAATGTGCTTTCTTTATATGGGAGTTTTCCGCGAGGACTATCAGATCCCAGTCTCCAGACTCATCTGGTTGTGGGAAGCCGGAGGCTTCCTAAAACCACGCGTTGATGGTACAAGCTTGGTCGAGGTGGGGGAGAAATGTCTGAAGGATCTTGTTGACAGAAGTATTGTATTGGTGGGTAAGAGGACATCAAGTGGCAAAATCAAGACATGCTTCCTGCACGATCTGGTCAGAGATCTCTGCCTGAGAGAAGCTCGAAAGGAAAAGTTTCTCCGCTCCTTGACAAACAATGATGATCTAATTTCATCAGAAGGTGCATTTGGTCATCGGCATCTAACTATTGATTCAAATATTTTACGCGATAATGCTTCGTTTCGCAGGGATTCAATGATTTCAGTTTGTAAATATTCGGATGGTCGATTGAAAGAAATATATGATGCTCTGCGTTCAAGCTCACTGATCCATTCTCTTATGTTTACTGGTACCTATCACAAGCCCATGAACATTTATCTAGGCTTTAGACTGCTTAGAGTATTAGATGCACTGCACTTGGCTTTTCTTTGGTTCCCCATAGATGTTCTAGGACTTGTTAACTTGAGATACTTTGCTTTAACCTTCAATGGTGAGCTCCCTGCACCGATATCCAATCTTCGATATCTGTCaatcttgattgttaatcaaaaCTTGCTTGGCCCCCCATCATATCTACCTGCAGGATTTTGGGAGATGCCACAACTGAGGCATATTAAGTTCAAAGAAGTTTATCTCCCTGATTATCCTGATTTGCTTTTGTATGGGAGAAAGACTTCTTTTCTGGACAGTCTAGAAACACTTTCAGGCGTACGAGACTTCAGAATTACCGAGGATGTTTTTAGGAGCATACCGAATGTACGGAAATTGGGAATTGTATACGACAGAAGCTCCAACACAGAGGAATGGTCATTCTACTGTCTTCACAATCTAGTCTATCTGCATCAACTTGAAAAGTTTGCTTGCACTTTTCACTCTGCAAAAAAGCATCTTTCCTTGAAAAAACCTGGGCTTCCAGGCCTTGATTTCCCCTCGAATCTCAAAAAACTGGCTCTACGCGGCTGGGAAATTTCAGCAGAGTATATGGCAGCGATTGCTTCGTTGCATAATCTTGAAATCCTCAAGCTGCAATCGTGCTCGTTGGAAGAGTCTGAGTGGAATATACTTGAAGGAGAGTATGGTAGATTAAAGGTGTTGCTGCTTGAAAAAGTGAACCTGGTGAGGTGGGGAGATGAGACTGACTGCTTCCCAAATCTTGAGCATCTCATCATCAAGTACTGTGACAAACTAGAGGAAATCCCTTCTACTTTCGGGGACATACCAACTCTTCGACTAATCAAGTTAGCCGGCTGCAGCTCCTCGTGCAACGATTCTGCCAATCAGATCCTACAAGATCAGCAGAGTTTGGGAAACGACGACCTCACTGTGAGTATCACGATCCTTAGACCTTCCGGACAGTAA
- the LOC131005867 gene encoding putative late blight resistance protein homolog R1A-10 isoform X2 yields MDLKTLESKNSLSAGFLNSVENVMVGFDDELMQIKDRLTGAPSYKLDVISIVGMGGSGKTTLARNIYDDEFIVYHFYIRAWVTVSQEYDVREILLALLKSTEKKLTSNFYEDSIDRLEEYLYKSLKGSRYLIVLDDMWERDIWDYIKQLCPDDGNGSRIVVTSRISDMALYASSNNPPYFMRFLNKDESWNLLKRRVFKDEDCPSELERVGYEIAQSCQGLPLAIALVGGLLTKVQRSLGPWRSVVENIKSVMATEVDPCLELLSLSYNHLPHHLKMCFLYMGVFREDYQIPVSRLIWLWEAGGFLKPRVDGTSLVEVGEKCLKDLVDRSIVLVGKRTSSGKIKTCFLHDLVRDLCLREARKEKFLRSLTNNDDLISSEGAFGHRHLTIDSNILRDNASFRRDSMISVCKYSDGRLKEIYDALRSSSLIHSLMFTGTYHKPMNIYLGFRLLRVLDALHLAFLWFPIDVLGLVNLRYFALTFNGELPAPISNLRYLSILIVNQNLLGPPSYLPAGFWEMPQLRHIKFKEVYLPDYPDLLLYGRKTSFLDSLETLSGVRDFRITEDVFRSIPNVRKLGIVYDRSSNTEEWSFYCLHNLVYLHQLEKFACTFHSAKKHLSLKKPGLPGLDFPSNLKKLALRGWEISAEYMAAIASLHNLEILKLQSCSLEESEWNILEGEYGRLKVLLLEKVNLVRWGDETDCFPNLEHLIIKYCDKLEEIPSTFGDIPTLRLIKLAGCSSSCNDSANQILQDQQSLGNDDLTVSITILRPSGQ; encoded by the coding sequence ATGGATTTGAAGACTTTGGAATCCAAGAATTCCTTGTCAGCTGGTTTTTTGAATAGTGTTGAGAATGTTATGGTAGGATTTGATGATGAACTGATGCAGATAAAGGATAGGCTGACTGGAGCACCATCATATAAGCTCGATGTTATCTCCATAGTTGGTATGGGAGGAAGTGGTAAAACTACTCTTGCTAGAAATATCTATGATGATGAGTTTATTGTGTATCACTTCTATATTCGTGCTTGGGTGACTGTTTCACAAGAATACGATGTCCGTGAAATCCTACTAGCGCTCCTCAAGTCTACGGAAAAGAAGCTTACTTCCAATTTTTATGAAGATAGTATTGACAGACTAGAGGAATACCTATACAAAAGTCTAAAGGGAAGTAGGTATCTAATTGTATTGGATGATATGTGGGAGCGCGATATCTGGGATTATATTAAACAACTGTGTCCAGATGATGGCAACGGGAGCAGAATTGTGGTGACTTCTAGGATATCGGACATGGCTTTGTATGCCAGTTCTAACAACCCTCCTTACTTTATGCGTTTTCTTAACAAAGATGAGAGTTGGAATCTTCTCAAGAGAAGAGTGTTTAAGGATGAAGATTGTCCGAGTGAATTGGAAAGAGTTGGGTATGAGATTGCACAAAGTTGTCAAGGACTTCCTCTGGCAATTGCTCTGGTTGGTGGACTCCTAACCAAGGTCCAGCGTTCGCTAGGTCCATGGAGAAGTGTTGTGGAAAACATAAAGTCCGTCATGGCTACAGAGGTTGACCCGTGCTTAGAGTTGCTGTCATTGAGTTATAACCACTTGCCTCATCACTTGAAAATGTGCTTTCTTTATATGGGAGTTTTCCGCGAGGACTATCAGATCCCAGTCTCCAGACTCATCTGGTTGTGGGAAGCCGGAGGCTTCCTAAAACCACGCGTTGATGGTACAAGCTTGGTCGAGGTGGGGGAGAAATGTCTGAAGGATCTTGTTGACAGAAGTATTGTATTGGTGGGTAAGAGGACATCAAGTGGCAAAATCAAGACATGCTTCCTGCACGATCTGGTCAGAGATCTCTGCCTGAGAGAAGCTCGAAAGGAAAAGTTTCTCCGCTCCTTGACAAACAATGATGATCTAATTTCATCAGAAGGTGCATTTGGTCATCGGCATCTAACTATTGATTCAAATATTTTACGCGATAATGCTTCGTTTCGCAGGGATTCAATGATTTCAGTTTGTAAATATTCGGATGGTCGATTGAAAGAAATATATGATGCTCTGCGTTCAAGCTCACTGATCCATTCTCTTATGTTTACTGGTACCTATCACAAGCCCATGAACATTTATCTAGGCTTTAGACTGCTTAGAGTATTAGATGCACTGCACTTGGCTTTTCTTTGGTTCCCCATAGATGTTCTAGGACTTGTTAACTTGAGATACTTTGCTTTAACCTTCAATGGTGAGCTCCCTGCACCGATATCCAATCTTCGATATCTGTCaatcttgattgttaatcaaaaCTTGCTTGGCCCCCCATCATATCTACCTGCAGGATTTTGGGAGATGCCACAACTGAGGCATATTAAGTTCAAAGAAGTTTATCTCCCTGATTATCCTGATTTGCTTTTGTATGGGAGAAAGACTTCTTTTCTGGACAGTCTAGAAACACTTTCAGGCGTACGAGACTTCAGAATTACCGAGGATGTTTTTAGGAGCATACCGAATGTACGGAAATTGGGAATTGTATACGACAGAAGCTCCAACACAGAGGAATGGTCATTCTACTGTCTTCACAATCTAGTCTATCTGCATCAACTTGAAAAGTTTGCTTGCACTTTTCACTCTGCAAAAAAGCATCTTTCCTTGAAAAAACCTGGGCTTCCAGGCCTTGATTTCCCCTCGAATCTCAAAAAACTGGCTCTACGCGGCTGGGAAATTTCAGCAGAGTATATGGCAGCGATTGCTTCGTTGCATAATCTTGAAATCCTCAAGCTGCAATCGTGCTCGTTGGAAGAGTCTGAGTGGAATATACTTGAAGGAGAGTATGGTAGATTAAAGGTGTTGCTGCTTGAAAAAGTGAACCTGGTGAGGTGGGGAGATGAGACTGACTGCTTCCCAAATCTTGAGCATCTCATCATCAAGTACTGTGACAAACTAGAGGAAATCCCTTCTACTTTCGGGGACATACCAACTCTTCGACTAATCAAGTTAGCCGGCTGCAGCTCCTCGTGCAACGATTCTGCCAATCAGATCCTACAAGATCAGCAGAGTTTGGGAAACGACGACCTCACTGTGAGTATCACGATCCTTAGACCTTCCGGACAGTAA
- the LOC131005968 gene encoding uncharacterized protein LOC131005968 isoform X3 yields the protein MDEFDLPLLEDLVLDNQLADFIYFITGATPDHVCIKVMKAIPDFQKGDAAKFIIAAVISAAKQRNQLEKFLALPGMENVAGILGKHFSFKGGVNFTEMNLLGHMFLACGLKSVGAIAAVRQKFNAIHIWDADLSKASLTPKDLELVESNVNVLQFEFAHVVKIGLPTLLALVQNDKKLGPLEPAPTAVDNGGSSTVLKSEPVEIYSASYDQRLVSLEEQLQQSRDELQREREERRHAEERMKAHVLAQHEFLVQLCAQSGFPPPPPPTLFVE from the exons ATGGATGAATTCGATCTTCCCCTACTAGAGGATTTGGTCCTTGATAATCAATTGGCAGATTTCATCTATTTCATTACTGGAGCAACACCTGATCATGTTTGCATTAAGGTGATGAAAGCCATTCCAGATTTCCAAAAGGGCGATGCTGCCAAATTCATCATCGCCGCTGTAATTTCTGCTGCAAAACAAAGGAATCAGCTGGAGAAATTTCTCGCACTGCCTGGAATGGAAAACGTTGCTGGAATCTTAGGCAAACACTTTTCGTTCAAAGGTGGAGTTAATTTCACCGAAATGAATCTGCTTGGTCATATGTTTTTAGCCTGCGGTTTGAAGTCTGTAGGGGCGATTGCTGCTGTGAGACAGAAATTCAACGCTATACACATTTGGGATGCTGATTTGTCAAAGGCAAGCTTAACCCCAAAGGATCTTGAACTGGTGGAGAGTAATGTTAATGTTCTGCAATTCGAATTTGCTCATGTTGTGAAAATTGGTCTTCCAACATTACTTGCTCTGGTTCAGAATGATAAAAAATTGGGGCCACTCGAACCTGCCCCAACTGCTGTTGATAATGGTGGATCATCTACTGTCCTGAAATCCGAGCCTGTTGAG ATTTACTCCGCATCTTATGATCAACGCTTGGTGAGTTTGGAGGAGCAGTTGCAGCAGAGTCGGGATGAACTGCAGCGGGAGCGAGAGGAGCGGAGACACGCAGAGGAGCGAATGAAAGCACACGTACTTGCTCAGCATGAGTTTCTTGTGCAGCTTTGTGCACAATCGGGAtttcctccaccaccaccaccaactcTCTTCGTCGAGTGA
- the LOC131005968 gene encoding uncharacterized protein LOC131005968 isoform X2: protein MDEFDLPLLEDLVLDNQLADFIYFITGATPDHVCIKVMKAIPDFQKGDAAKFIIAAVISAAKQRNQLEKFLALPGMENVAGILGKHFSFKGGVNFTEMNLLGHMFLACGLKSVGAIAAVRQKFNAIHIWDADLSKASLTPKDLELVESNVNVLQFEFAHVVKIGLPTLLALVQNDKKLGPLEPAPTAVDNGGSSTVLKSEPVEMKFWFGGSDGSSGSYQIYSASYDQRLVSLEEQLQQSRDELQREREERRHAEERMKAHVLAQHEFLVQLCAQSGFPPPPPPTLFVE, encoded by the exons ATGGATGAATTCGATCTTCCCCTACTAGAGGATTTGGTCCTTGATAATCAATTGGCAGATTTCATCTATTTCATTACTGGAGCAACACCTGATCATGTTTGCATTAAGGTGATGAAAGCCATTCCAGATTTCCAAAAGGGCGATGCTGCCAAATTCATCATCGCCGCTGTAATTTCTGCTGCAAAACAAAGGAATCAGCTGGAGAAATTTCTCGCACTGCCTGGAATGGAAAACGTTGCTGGAATCTTAGGCAAACACTTTTCGTTCAAAGGTGGAGTTAATTTCACCGAAATGAATCTGCTTGGTCATATGTTTTTAGCCTGCGGTTTGAAGTCTGTAGGGGCGATTGCTGCTGTGAGACAGAAATTCAACGCTATACACATTTGGGATGCTGATTTGTCAAAGGCAAGCTTAACCCCAAAGGATCTTGAACTGGTGGAGAGTAATGTTAATGTTCTGCAATTCGAATTTGCTCATGTTGTGAAAATTGGTCTTCCAACATTACTTGCTCTGGTTCAGAATGATAAAAAATTGGGGCCACTCGAACCTGCCCCAACTGCTGTTGATAATGGTGGATCATCTACTGTCCTGAAATCCGAGCCTGTTGAG ATGAAATTTTGGTTTGGTGGGAGTGATGGTTCGAGTGGATCATATCAGATTTACTCCGCATCTTATGATCAACGCTTGGTGAGTTTGGAGGAGCAGTTGCAGCAGAGTCGGGATGAACTGCAGCGGGAGCGAGAGGAGCGGAGACACGCAGAGGAGCGAATGAAAGCACACGTACTTGCTCAGCATGAGTTTCTTGTGCAGCTTTGTGCACAATCGGGAtttcctccaccaccaccaccaactcTCTTCGTCGAGTGA
- the LOC131005968 gene encoding uncharacterized protein LOC131005968 isoform X1 gives MDEFDLPLLEDLVLDNQLADFIYFITGATPDHVCIKVMKAIPDFQKGDAAKFIIAAVISAAKQRNQLEKFLALPGMENVAGILGKHFSFKGGVNFTEMNLLGHMFLACGLKSVGAIAAVRQKFNAIHIWDADLSKASLTPKDLELVESNVNVLQFEFAHVVKIGLPTLLALVQNDKKLGPLEPAPTAVDNGGSSTVLKSEPVEKMKFWFGGSDGSSGSYQIYSASYDQRLVSLEEQLQQSRDELQREREERRHAEERMKAHVLAQHEFLVQLCAQSGFPPPPPPTLFVE, from the exons ATGGATGAATTCGATCTTCCCCTACTAGAGGATTTGGTCCTTGATAATCAATTGGCAGATTTCATCTATTTCATTACTGGAGCAACACCTGATCATGTTTGCATTAAGGTGATGAAAGCCATTCCAGATTTCCAAAAGGGCGATGCTGCCAAATTCATCATCGCCGCTGTAATTTCTGCTGCAAAACAAAGGAATCAGCTGGAGAAATTTCTCGCACTGCCTGGAATGGAAAACGTTGCTGGAATCTTAGGCAAACACTTTTCGTTCAAAGGTGGAGTTAATTTCACCGAAATGAATCTGCTTGGTCATATGTTTTTAGCCTGCGGTTTGAAGTCTGTAGGGGCGATTGCTGCTGTGAGACAGAAATTCAACGCTATACACATTTGGGATGCTGATTTGTCAAAGGCAAGCTTAACCCCAAAGGATCTTGAACTGGTGGAGAGTAATGTTAATGTTCTGCAATTCGAATTTGCTCATGTTGTGAAAATTGGTCTTCCAACATTACTTGCTCTGGTTCAGAATGATAAAAAATTGGGGCCACTCGAACCTGCCCCAACTGCTGTTGATAATGGTGGATCATCTACTGTCCTGAAATCCGAGCCTGTTGAG AAGATGAAATTTTGGTTTGGTGGGAGTGATGGTTCGAGTGGATCATATCAGATTTACTCCGCATCTTATGATCAACGCTTGGTGAGTTTGGAGGAGCAGTTGCAGCAGAGTCGGGATGAACTGCAGCGGGAGCGAGAGGAGCGGAGACACGCAGAGGAGCGAATGAAAGCACACGTACTTGCTCAGCATGAGTTTCTTGTGCAGCTTTGTGCACAATCGGGAtttcctccaccaccaccaccaactcTCTTCGTCGAGTGA